The SAR324 cluster bacterium genomic interval TTTCTGGAAGATTTCGAGATGCCCTTTATCATATGCGAGAATCTCATTTGTTCCGAATAATGCGAAAACTAGGATGGAGATCCGGTAAATCTGATTAGATATCATCAAATGCCGAAGTTAAATTAGTACTTTGAATGCACTTCTTATAGTTGGAGAATAGAATAGTCTTCTTGAAATGTAGCTAAATTTGACTTCACCCTTCAGATCTTTGAAAGATGTTCATCCAGTGCTTTGCGCATAATGATTTCGGGAGCCAGTCTCCCTGTCCAGAATGAAAATGCTGCTGTTCCTTGATATAGCAGCATTCCTCCACCATTCAGGTTTGGCAAACCTAGCTTCTCCGCTTCAAGCAACAAAGGGGTTTGCGAAGGTCGATAAATTATATCTGCAACGGCACCCAAGTTATCAAATCTATTGAGCTTAGCCGGACTAGAATACCCTTCACTTCCTACAGTAGTCGTATTGACCAATAAATTTAGTTCTTCTTTCTCGAGTTGTTCCAAGGACACAGCTTTTACACTTTGCTGACCAAATGATGCTTGGAGAAGCTCTGCAAGTACAATTGCTCGCTCATGATTTCGATTGCAAATAAATAATCGACTAACTCCAGCTTCCAAAAGCCCAACTGCAACACCACGCGCAGCACCGCCAGCTCCGAGCATTCCGACTGAACATCCCGACAAGTTCAGTCTTAATGGCTCTAATGATCGAATAAAACCAGTCGCATCAGTATTTTCTCCAATCCAATGTCCTGAGTCATTTCGGAGAGTGTTGACAGCACCAATTTTACGGGCCGTATCCGTGACTTCATCTAGATATTGAAACACCTCGTTTTTGTGAGGAACAGTGACGTTGATTCCCTGAACATTCAGTGCAAGTAGACCTCGCAAGGCGTCTCCCAATGAGCAGGGCGCAACCCGGAAAGTCACATAGACAGCATCAATTCCCAAGGCAGCAAAAGCTGGATTTTGGAGTGAAGGAGACAGTGAGTGAGAAATTGGATCACCGATTACACCGTATATCTGTGTTGTCCCATGAATCATTGACTCAATCACTCTCATGGAATCGTGCAGCGATCAATCTTACAGTTGCATCAAGTGCCTCTTGCTCATCCTCTCCAGATGCTTCAACGGTGATTTGAGTACCTTGAGTACCAGCAAGCATCAAAACATCCATAATAGTTTTGGCGTTGGCGGACTGCCCACCTTTTTTTAAAAACACCTTTGACTGAAACTGAGTTGTCAGCTTTACCAATTGAGCAGCTGCCCGCGCATGCAGACCTAATCTATTGATGATTTCAACATCTTGAGAAACCATCTCTCAAAT includes:
- a CDS encoding HPr family phosphocarrier protein encodes the protein MVSQDVEIINRLGLHARAAAQLVKLTTQFQSKVFLKKGGQSANAKTIMDVLMLAGTQGTQITVEASGEDEQEALDATVRLIAARFHESD
- the aroE gene encoding shikimate dehydrogenase, which produces MRVIESMIHGTTQIYGVIGDPISHSLSPSLQNPAFAALGIDAVYVTFRVAPCSLGDALRGLLALNVQGINVTVPHKNEVFQYLDEVTDTARKIGAVNTLRNDSGHWIGENTDATGFIRSLEPLRLNLSGCSVGMLGAGGAARGVAVGLLEAGVSRLFICNRNHERAIVLAELLQASFGQQSVKAVSLEQLEKEELNLLVNTTTVGSEGYSSPAKLNRFDNLGAVADIIYRPSQTPLLLEAEKLGLPNLNGGGMLLYQGTAAFSFWTGRLAPEIIMRKALDEHLSKI